The Streptomyces sp. P9-A4 genome contains a region encoding:
- a CDS encoding YlxR family protein, with translation MSGRTHARACPERTCVGCRERAAKSDLLRIVMDKDECVPDHRGTLPGRGAYLHPAEACLDLAVRRRAMPRAFRVQGPLDTAELRHHVERPAPQ, from the coding sequence GTGTCTGGCCGGACGCATGCCCGCGCGTGCCCTGAGCGAACCTGTGTGGGATGCCGGGAGCGAGCGGCCAAGAGCGATCTGCTGCGGATCGTGATGGACAAGGACGAGTGCGTTCCTGATCATCGCGGTACGCTGCCCGGCCGGGGTGCGTACCTGCACCCCGCCGAGGCTTGTCTCGACCTGGCGGTCCGCCGCCGAGCAATGCCGAGGGCCTTCAGGGTCCAGGGCCCGCTCGACACCGCGGAACTCCGTCACCACGTCGAACGGCCGGCACCGCAGTGA
- a CDS encoding ferritin-like domain-containing protein has protein sequence MSALDATQAALAAEHAAVYGYGVVGGRIGPERRAEATAAYEAHRARRDALHRAVRDLGGTPVAAEAAYELPFPVADPAGAVRLAAVLEDRVAGVYSDLVRASPGPKRGEAAAALTEAAVRAVRWRGSDVTFPGLAERV, from the coding sequence ATGAGCGCCCTCGACGCCACCCAGGCCGCACTGGCCGCCGAGCACGCGGCGGTGTACGGGTACGGGGTCGTCGGCGGCCGGATCGGCCCCGAGCGGCGCGCCGAGGCCACCGCCGCGTACGAGGCGCACCGGGCCCGCCGGGACGCCCTGCACCGGGCCGTGCGGGACCTGGGCGGCACTCCGGTGGCAGCGGAGGCCGCGTACGAGCTGCCCTTCCCGGTGGCGGACCCGGCCGGAGCCGTACGGCTCGCCGCCGTCCTGGAGGACCGGGTGGCCGGGGTGTACTCCGATCTCGTCCGCGCCTCCCCGGGCCCGAAGCGGGGTGAGGCCGCCGCCGCGCTCACCGAGGCGGCGGTACGGGCCGTCCGCTGGCGCGGCAGCGACGTAACCTTTCCTGGGCTGGCCGAGCGGGTCTGA
- the nusA gene encoding transcription termination factor NusA: MDIDVKLLKGLAHEKEISFDLLVEAIESALLIAYHRTPDARRHARVELDRLTGHVTVWAKEDPSDLEEGQEPKDFDDTPSDFGRIAASTARQVIQQRLRDAENDVTFGEYARREGDVVAGVVQQGKDPKNVLVRLDDKLEAILPVQEQVPGEDYTHGLRLRTYVVRVAKGVRGPSVTLSRTHPNLVKKLFALEVPEIADGSVEITAIAREAGHRTKIAVRSTRSGLNPKGACIGPMGSRVRNVMAELLGEKIDIVDWSDDPAEMVANALSPARVSRVEVVDMAARSARVTVPDYQLSLAIGKEGQNARLAARLTGWRIDIRPDTEQDGPQD; encoded by the coding sequence GTGGACATCGACGTGAAGCTGCTCAAGGGCTTGGCGCATGAGAAGGAGATCTCCTTCGACCTGCTGGTCGAGGCGATCGAGTCGGCCCTCCTCATCGCCTACCACCGCACCCCCGACGCCCGCCGCCACGCGCGCGTGGAGCTGGACCGGCTGACCGGTCACGTGACGGTGTGGGCGAAGGAAGACCCCTCCGATCTGGAGGAGGGCCAGGAGCCCAAGGACTTCGACGACACCCCGTCGGACTTCGGCCGGATCGCGGCGAGCACCGCCCGCCAGGTGATCCAGCAGAGGCTGCGGGACGCCGAGAACGACGTGACGTTCGGCGAGTACGCGCGCCGCGAGGGCGATGTCGTCGCCGGTGTGGTGCAGCAGGGCAAGGACCCGAAGAACGTCCTCGTCCGGCTGGATGACAAGCTGGAGGCCATCCTCCCGGTGCAGGAGCAGGTGCCGGGCGAGGACTACACGCACGGTCTGCGGCTGCGGACGTACGTCGTCCGGGTGGCGAAGGGTGTGCGCGGTCCGTCCGTCACCCTTTCGCGGACCCACCCCAACCTGGTGAAGAAGCTCTTCGCGCTGGAGGTCCCGGAGATCGCGGACGGTTCGGTCGAGATCACGGCGATCGCCCGTGAGGCCGGTCACCGCACCAAGATCGCGGTCCGCTCCACCCGGTCCGGTCTGAACCCCAAGGGCGCCTGCATCGGCCCGATGGGCAGCCGCGTCCGCAACGTGATGGCGGAGCTGCTCGGCGAGAAGATCGACATCGTCGACTGGTCGGACGACCCGGCCGAGATGGTGGCGAACGCGCTCTCCCCGGCCCGTGTCTCCAGGGTCGAGGTCGTCGACATGGCGGCCCGCTCCGCGCGGGTGACGGTGCCGGACTACCAGCTGTCGCTGGCGATCGGCAAGGAGGGCCAGAACGCCCGCCTGGCCGCCCGCCTCACCGGCTGGCGGATCGACATCCGGCCGGACACGGAGCAGGACGGTCCGCAGGACTGA
- a CDS encoding aminoglycoside phosphotransferase family protein, with protein MGFEPPQRLVRTLGETYGDAVAAEWLGKLPELADQVLDRASLDAERVMAPGGRSSLVVLVRRPDGSPAALKIAPPFARPDRERDALAHWNGWGAVQLLDGAGEGALVLERLHPEVSLRSLPEAKALLEAAGTVRKLWVEPLAEHGFETVAERTARQASAMDHYRADATAGELAAAALAAREELVAADAETLLLHGNFRQGKVLAGDRAPWLAVGPEPLVGERAYDLARLVRDRVEDLVAASSGASAARRRVNRLADSLDVDRERLRGWTLFRAVESGTRALTAGRRQDAELLLEFAGWL; from the coding sequence ATGGGTTTCGAACCGCCGCAGCGACTGGTGAGGACGCTCGGTGAGACGTACGGGGACGCCGTCGCGGCCGAGTGGCTCGGGAAGCTGCCCGAGCTGGCCGACCAGGTGCTCGACCGGGCCTCGCTGGACGCCGAACGGGTGATGGCCCCCGGCGGCCGGAGCAGCCTGGTCGTGCTCGTCCGGCGGCCCGACGGCTCCCCCGCCGCGCTCAAGATCGCGCCCCCGTTCGCCCGGCCCGACCGGGAGCGGGACGCGCTGGCGCACTGGAACGGCTGGGGCGCGGTCCAGCTCCTCGACGGGGCCGGGGAGGGCGCGCTCGTCCTCGAACGGCTCCATCCCGAGGTGTCGCTGCGCTCCCTGCCGGAGGCGAAGGCCCTCCTGGAGGCGGCGGGGACCGTGCGCAAGCTGTGGGTCGAGCCCCTGGCGGAGCACGGCTTCGAGACGGTGGCCGAGCGGACCGCCCGGCAGGCCTCCGCCATGGACCACTACCGGGCCGACGCCACGGCCGGTGAGCTGGCGGCCGCCGCGCTCGCGGCCCGCGAGGAGCTGGTGGCGGCCGACGCGGAGACGCTGCTGCTGCACGGGAACTTCCGGCAGGGCAAGGTCCTCGCCGGGGACCGGGCGCCCTGGCTGGCGGTCGGCCCCGAGCCGCTGGTCGGCGAGCGGGCGTACGACCTCGCCCGGCTGGTACGGGACCGGGTCGAGGACCTGGTCGCGGCCTCCTCGGGCGCCTCGGCGGCCCGGCGGCGGGTCAACAGACTGGCCGACTCGCTGGACGTGGACCGGGAGCGGCTGCGCGGCTGGACGCTGTTCCGCGCGGTCGAGTCGGGCACGCGGGCGCTGACGGCGGGCCGCCGGCAGGATGCCGAGCTGCTTCTGGAGTTCGCGGGCTGGCTGTAG
- a CDS encoding slipin family protein: protein MIQELLLVALGACAAIAVYAGAAARVVKQYERGVVFRFGRLRDDVRSPGFTMILPVVDRIHKVNMQIVTMPVPAQEGITRDNVTVRVDAVVYFKVVDAAEALVRVEDYKFAVSQMSQTSLRSIIGKSDLDDLLSNREKLNQGLELMLDSPAIGWGVQIDRVEIKDVSLPETMKRSMARQAEADRERRARVINADAELQASKKLAEAAAVMSDQPAALQLRLLQTVVAVAAEKNSTLVLPFPVELLRFLERSTVGPAAVMAPAPQTPQTPPVPVAPPVGEAYLKGAAHAAEGVEPVEDLTGASVEPGPPEEGA, encoded by the coding sequence ATGATCCAAGAGCTGCTGTTGGTGGCGCTCGGCGCGTGTGCGGCGATCGCGGTGTACGCGGGCGCGGCAGCGCGGGTGGTGAAGCAGTACGAGCGCGGAGTGGTCTTCCGCTTCGGCCGGCTCCGCGACGACGTCAGGTCCCCCGGGTTCACCATGATCCTTCCCGTGGTGGACCGGATCCACAAGGTGAACATGCAGATCGTCACGATGCCCGTCCCCGCCCAGGAGGGGATCACCCGGGACAACGTGACGGTCCGGGTCGACGCGGTCGTCTACTTCAAGGTCGTCGACGCGGCGGAGGCGCTCGTCCGGGTCGAGGACTACAAGTTCGCGGTCTCCCAGATGTCGCAGACCTCGCTGCGGTCGATCATCGGCAAGAGCGACCTCGACGACCTGCTGTCCAACCGGGAGAAGCTCAACCAGGGCCTGGAACTGATGCTGGACTCCCCCGCCATCGGCTGGGGCGTGCAGATCGACCGGGTCGAGATCAAGGACGTGTCCCTGCCGGAGACGATGAAGCGCTCGATGGCCCGGCAGGCGGAGGCGGACCGTGAGCGGCGGGCGCGGGTCATCAACGCGGACGCCGAGCTCCAGGCCTCGAAGAAGCTCGCGGAGGCCGCGGCGGTGATGTCCGACCAGCCGGCGGCGCTCCAGCTCCGGCTGCTGCAGACGGTGGTGGCGGTGGCGGCGGAGAAGAACTCGACGCTGGTGCTGCCGTTCCCGGTGGAGCTGCTGAGGTTCCTGGAGCGGTCCACGGTGGGGCCTGCGGCGGTCATGGCGCCGGCCCCGCAGACACCGCAGACACCGCCCGTGCCGGTGGCGCCGCCGGTCGGCGAGGCGTACCTGAAGGGTGCGGCGCACGCGGCGGAGGGGGTGGAACCGGTGGAGGACCTGACGGGGGCGTCGGTGGAGCCGGGACCGCCGGAGGAGGGCGCCTGA
- a CDS encoding proline--tRNA ligase: MANAPVQRMSQLMAKTLRDDPADAEVLSHKLLVRAGYVRRTAAGIWSWLPLGKKVLANVERIVREEMDAIGAQEVSLPALLPREPYEATGRWDEYGAELFRLQDRKGGDYLLGPTHEEIFTLLVKDQCSSYKDLPVILYQIQTKFRDEARPRAGILRGREFLMKDSYSFDTEDEGLAKSYALHRQAYQRVFERLGLDYRIVAATAGAMGGSKSEEFLAPAEAGEDTFADCPNCDFAANTEAISYELQPVDGSAVPAAEEIPTPDTPTIETLAASLGVAASDTLKNLLVKVDGEIVAVGVPGDREVDLGKVEEHFAPATVEMVTEADFAGRADLVRGYVGPQGLEKVKYIADPRVAPGTSWITGANKEGTHAKNVVAGRDFEVDEYVDVVVVQEGDPCPKCGTGLKLDRAIEIGHIFQLGRKYADALKLDVLGQNGKPVRVTMGSYGIGVSRAVAALAEQTADEKGLCWSAEVAPADVHVVAAGKALQTELALEVSDKLSAAGLRVLVDDRAGVSPGVKFTDAELMGVPKILVAGRRSGEGVVELKDRRTGEREELTVDEAIARLTA; the protein is encoded by the coding sequence ATGGCCAACGCACCGGTCCAGCGCATGTCCCAGTTGATGGCGAAGACGCTGCGCGACGACCCGGCGGACGCCGAGGTCCTCAGTCACAAGCTCCTCGTCCGCGCCGGCTACGTCCGCCGCACCGCCGCCGGCATCTGGAGCTGGCTGCCCCTCGGCAAGAAGGTCCTCGCCAACGTCGAGCGCATCGTCCGTGAGGAGATGGACGCCATCGGCGCCCAGGAGGTCTCCCTGCCCGCGCTGCTGCCCCGCGAGCCCTACGAGGCCACGGGCCGCTGGGACGAGTACGGCGCCGAGCTGTTCCGCCTCCAGGACCGCAAGGGCGGCGACTACCTCCTCGGTCCCACGCACGAGGAGATCTTCACCCTCCTGGTCAAGGACCAGTGCTCGTCCTACAAGGACCTGCCGGTCATCCTGTACCAGATCCAGACCAAGTTCCGCGACGAGGCCCGCCCCCGCGCCGGCATCCTGCGCGGCCGTGAGTTCCTGATGAAGGACTCGTACTCCTTCGACACGGAGGACGAGGGCCTGGCCAAGTCGTACGCCCTGCACCGCCAGGCCTACCAGCGGGTCTTCGAGCGCCTCGGCCTCGACTACCGCATCGTCGCCGCCACCGCCGGCGCCATGGGCGGCTCCAAGTCCGAGGAGTTCCTCGCCCCGGCCGAGGCCGGCGAGGACACCTTCGCCGACTGCCCGAACTGCGACTTCGCGGCCAACACCGAGGCGATCTCCTACGAGCTGCAGCCGGTCGACGGCTCCGCCGTGCCCGCCGCCGAGGAGATCCCCACCCCCGACACCCCCACCATCGAGACCCTCGCGGCCTCGCTCGGTGTGGCCGCTTCGGACACCCTCAAGAACCTGCTGGTCAAGGTCGACGGCGAGATCGTCGCCGTGGGCGTGCCCGGCGACCGCGAGGTCGACCTGGGCAAGGTCGAGGAGCACTTCGCCCCGGCCACCGTCGAGATGGTCACCGAGGCCGACTTCGCCGGGCGCGCGGACCTGGTGCGCGGCTACGTCGGCCCGCAGGGCCTGGAGAAGGTGAAGTACATCGCCGACCCCCGCGTGGCCCCCGGCACCTCCTGGATCACGGGCGCCAACAAGGAGGGCACGCACGCGAAGAACGTCGTCGCGGGCCGTGACTTCGAGGTCGACGAGTACGTCGACGTCGTCGTGGTGCAGGAGGGCGACCCCTGCCCCAAGTGCGGCACCGGTCTGAAGCTGGACCGCGCGATCGAGATCGGCCACATCTTCCAGCTGGGCCGCAAGTACGCCGACGCCCTCAAGCTCGACGTCCTCGGCCAGAACGGCAAGCCGGTCCGCGTGACCATGGGCTCGTACGGCATCGGCGTCTCCCGCGCCGTCGCCGCCCTCGCCGAGCAGACGGCCGACGAGAAGGGCCTGTGCTGGTCCGCCGAGGTCGCCCCCGCCGACGTGCACGTCGTCGCCGCCGGCAAGGCCCTCCAGACCGAGCTGGCCCTCGAGGTCTCCGACAAGCTGTCCGCGGCCGGGCTCCGTGTCCTGGTCGACGACCGCGCGGGCGTCTCCCCGGGCGTCAAGTTCACCGACGCGGAGCTGATGGGCGTCCCGAAGATCCTGGTCGCGGGCCGCCGCTCCGGCGAGGGCGTCGTGGAGCTGAAGGACCGCCGCACGGGCGAGCGCGAGGAGCTGACGGTCGACGAGGCCATCGCGCGTCTGACCGCCTGA
- the rimP gene encoding ribosome maturation factor RimP, whose product MSTTQSDRLRGLVEPLVHAKDLDLEEIEVSRAGRRGLLRIVVDSDEGVELDLCAELSRAISEKLDETDAMGAGEYVLEVSSPGADRPLTQHRHYVRATGRLVKLQLTEGDELVARILAVDEDGLDLEVPGVKGRKPTARRVEFSDVVKARVEIEFNRKDKKEEEA is encoded by the coding sequence ATGAGCACCACCCAGAGCGACAGGCTGCGCGGACTCGTGGAGCCGCTCGTCCACGCGAAGGACCTGGATCTGGAAGAGATCGAGGTGTCCCGGGCCGGCCGTCGCGGACTGCTGAGGATCGTCGTCGACTCCGACGAGGGCGTGGAGCTGGACCTCTGTGCCGAGCTGAGCCGCGCGATCTCCGAGAAGCTCGACGAGACCGACGCGATGGGCGCGGGCGAGTACGTCCTCGAAGTCAGCTCGCCCGGCGCCGACCGCCCCCTGACCCAGCACCGCCACTACGTGCGGGCCACCGGCCGGCTGGTCAAGCTCCAGCTCACCGAGGGCGACGAACTGGTCGCGCGCATCCTGGCCGTGGACGAGGACGGCCTCGACCTCGAAGTGCCGGGCGTGAAGGGGCGCAAGCCGACCGCCCGCCGGGTCGAGTTCTCCGACGTCGTCAAGGCGCGTGTCGAGATCGAGTTCAACCGCAAGGACAAGAAGGAAGAGGAGGCGTAG